The genomic interval ACGAGCGTGCGCATTCTGGACACGCTGACCGTGGCCACCAACAACCGCCTGGTGCATTTTCTGGAAGAGCCGTTTCGCATCCAGAACGGCATTGCCGATGCGATTGCGCGCCACGGCCTGTACCAGCCCAAGGACCTGGGCTCCGTCTACCGCTACCTGAACGGCGTGTACCAAGGGCTCTACAAGGACCAAACCCAGATCAGTGTGCTGAGTTTTGGCAGTGCAGCGGGCGAATACGCCGGGTTGCGCCGCGAAGATGGCGGTGCGGGCTTCAACCTGATGCTCAAGGATGCCTCCACCCAAGGCCAGTTGCGGATCTACAAGGGGGAAGAACCACAGGAACTCCTGGCGGCGTACGACCCGTACGATCCGCGCCAACGCCCCTGGTACGCACCGATTGCCGAGTCCGGCAAGCCGGGCTGGTCGGCCATCTACACCAACTATGACGAACGGGCCGAAATCACCATCTCGGCATCCTCCCCGGTGCGGGCCGGGACGCGTTTTCTGGGCGTGATGGAGGCCGATGTCAAGCTCAACGGCCTGAACCAGTTTTTGCGTGACGAGCCGCTGCGGGGCACGGCAGTCATCGCCATCACCGACCTCGAAGGGCGGCTGGTGGCGTATTCGGAGCCGGGTTCGGTGGTCTCCGATGGCCGCAGCAGCACCTCGCGCGGCCTGCGCCTGCGCCTGTCGGAGAGCGACAACCCGGTGCTGCGCGCCGCCGCGCAGCCGGTGGCAGACGCCCCCACCGAGAGCGCCTCCGGCTTCCAGCTGACGGTGGACGACAAACTGTATATCTGCCGGGTCACGCCGTATTCGGACAGCCGGGGGCTGAACTGGCGCATCGTGATGCTGGTACCCGAATCCGACCTGCTGGGGGATATTCGCACCGCCAGCCAACGCAGCATGGCCTGGATCGCAGGCATTGCCTCGCTGGGCTTTGTGCTCGGCCTATGGGCCATTGGCTGGGTGACCCGGCCCATCCAGCGCACGGCGCAGGCGGCCAACCGGCTCGCCCAGGGCCAATGGGACACCACCATCGACACCGGCGGCGCGGTGCAGGAAACCGACACCCTGGTGCGGGCTTTCAACGCCATGGCACAGCGCCTGCAGCGGGCCTTCAACAACATGCACGACCAGTTGCGCTTCGACAGCCTGACCCATTTGCTGACCCGGCGCGGCCTGCTGGAGGAGGTGCACTGGGACGGAGCGCGACCCGCCGTGCTCTGCCTGCTGGGGCTGGACGGGTTTCGGGCCATCAACGACAACGTCGGCCATGCCACTGGCGAACGCCTGCTGCAGGCCATCGCCGAACGTATGCGGGCCCAACTGCCCAGGCAGGTGCTGATGGCCCGCGTGGGCGGGGACGAATTTGTGCTGCTGCACCTGGACACCGCGCTCGCAGCCGCCGACACAGCCACCCAGGCCCTCCAGGTGTTTGCCACCGCTTTTGCGTCGGGCGGCGACGAGATCATGGTGAGCGCCTCGGTGGGGGTGGTCGCCGGGCAGCTGAGCGCCGACGCCCTGCCCGACTGGCTGCGCAATGCCAGCGTGGCGCTGGGCGAGGCCAAGCGCCGAAACCGCGGATCGTGGGGAGAGTTCGAGCCCGGCATGATGGCGCAGTCGCTGGAGAACGCGCGGCTGGCCAATGAACTGCGCCAGGCCCTGGAGCGGGAGCAGTTCCGGGTCCATTACCAAACCGTGGTTGCGCTGGACACCGGCCGTGTCAGCGGAGTCGAGGCCCTGGTGCGCTGGCAAAGCCCGGTGCGCGGCATGGTGCCGCCCGGCATCTTCATTCCGGTGGCCGAAAGCTCCGACCTGATCCTGGCGTTGGGCGACTGGGTGCTGCGCACCGCCACCCGGGACGTAGCCGAGTACCTGGCGCGGCTACCGGCGGATTTCGACCTGCATGTGAACGTGTCGGCCCGGCAGCTGATCCAGTCCGATTTCGGCAGCACGCTGAAACAGGCGCTGTCGGCCAGCGGGTTGCCGCCCCACAAGCTGACGCTGGAACTGACCGAGTCGGTGCTCATCGAGCAAAGCGGCCAGACGGTAGAGCGCTTGCGGGAAATCCGCGCCCTGGGGGTAAAAATTGCCATCGACGACTTTGGCACCGGCTATTCCTCGCTGGCCTATCTGGGGCGGCTACCCTTTGACTGCCTCAAGGTGGACCAAAGCTTTGTGCGCACCCTGTGCAACTCACCGCAAGACGCGGCCATTGTGGCGGCCGTGCTGCAGATGGCCAAGGGCTTCGGGGTGGATGTGGTGGCCGAAGGGGTGGAAACCGAAGCCCAGGCGCAGCGCCTGCTGGAGATGGGCTGCCACCACGCCCAAGGTTACTGGTTTGGCCGCCCCCTGCCCTGGACCCAGATCGACTGGGCGCCGCATCCGCTCTATCGGCCGCACACCGACATCCCCTAAAAATGGCAGTCTGTGCATATCCACAGAGCACAAGAAGCTATCAAATGAATAGCGCATCAAAACTGTGAACTAAAACAGTTCCAGACCGCCCCACCCCAGGTCTCGCAGACCGTAGAACGCCGCGAAACGTCTTCTCCAGAGCCTGGGATGGACGGAGCATGCTCAGCGGAAATGTATACAAACCCAGAATCCGACTGCAACAGGCTGCAAATACAGGCTCTACACCCGTGGAAAAAAGGTCCAAAAACAGCACGTCTTTTGCGCTGAACGAAGCAGGCAAACGTCGGTAATCCTAACTCCAATTTCGGCTATGTCCCTTATGCGACATGAGATTTTTACTACCGAAATATTTCTCGGACCTGAAATTTGTCTATGACAACTGCTTTTTTCACACACCAACACTTACACAAATGATTTCTTTCACACACTGAAAACAACAACCACAAGAACACGGATTGTCTACAATATTGACATACATCAAATTTAATAAACATTTTTAGTAAATGTTTTATTTTTGTATACAAATATTCCCAACCTTGTGTGGATGGTCCACCACGAGGAAGGGGAATGGGCGGCATGTCGCCATGCTTGCATGGGCCAACACCCGAGCGCCCAGTTTTTACCGGTCATTAACGAGGAGGAAACTTAATTTATGAAGCACACACCCACCCATCCAGAACCCATTGCCATCGTCGGAATGGCCTGCCGGTTCCCTGGAGACGCGGAAAATATTGACGCTTATTGGGAGGTCTTGCGCAGCGGGGGCATCACGGTGGGAGAGGTACCGGCCACGCGCTGGGATTGGCGCCGCCACTTCAGCGCCAATGCCGATGCGCCAGGGCGTGCGTATGTCAAGCATGGCAATTTCATCCGCCAGGACTTGCGTGCTTTTGATGCAGGGTTTTTCGGAATCTCCAACCGCGAAGCCGAAGTGATGGATCCGCAGCAGCGCCTGCTGCTGGAAGTGGCCTGGGAGGCCATCGAACACGCGGGCTCCGACCTGGCTGCATTGGGTGCGGCACGTACCGGCGTGTACATCGGGGCCTTTACATTGGACAACCTGATTGGCCGCATGGGCGGTTCGTCGCGCTTTGCGACGGGTTCGCACACGGCCGTCGGCTCCACGGCAACGATTCTTTCCAACCGCATTTCCCATGCCTTCAACCTGACCGGCCCCAGCCTGTCGGTGGATACCGCCTGCTCGTCTTCGCTGGTGGCTGTGCACCTGGCGGCACAAGCGATCTGGAGCGGTGAGTGCGATGTTGCCTTGGCGGGCGGGGTCAACGTGATGTTCCGCCCGGAATACGTGATCGCCATGAGCAAGGGGCATTTTCTGGCGACAGACGGCCGCTCCAAAACCTTTGATGCTTCGGCCAACGGCTATGGTCGCGGTGAAGGTGCCGGTGTCGTCATGCTCAAACCTCTCTCGCGGGCGCAGGCCGACGGCGATCGCATCCTGGCGGTGCTGCGTTCCACGGGCTGCAACCAGGATGGTCGCACCGAAGGCATCACGGTGCCCAACAAGGACGCGCAAAGCAAACTGATGCAGCAGGTGCTGGACCGCGCCGGGCTGGTACCCGACGACGTGCACTACGTAGAGGCCCACGGCACCGGAACCCCTCTGGGCGACCCCATCGAAAGCGCCGCCATCAGTTCGGTGTTTGGTGTTCACCGCGCCAGTCCCATGCCAGTGGGTTCGGTCAAGGCCAATATTGGCCATCTGGAAGCCGCGTCGGGCGTGGCATCGCTCATCAAGCTGGTGCTGTGCATGCGCGAACGCAAACTGCCCGCCGTAGCAGGGCTGACCCACCTGAACCCTGCCATCGATTTTGAAGGTCTCAACATCCGGCCACCGCGCGAACTGCTGGATTTGCCGCAAGGTACTTTGCGCATGGCCGTCAACTCGTTTGGGTACGGCGGCACCAACGCCCACGCCATCGTGGAGTCGGCACCGGAGGTTAGCCCCTCCGCCACAAGCTCCGCCCACGCAGAGGCTTGGGGCATGTTGCCGGTTTCGGCACGCTCCGACGAAGCTTTGGCCCAGTTGGTCACCCAGTGGAGCAGCGCGCTGGACACCACAGATGCAGATCTGCCACGCGCTTTATTGGCCAGTGCAGCACAGCGACGTACGCACCATGATTGCCGCGTGGCCTTCGCGGCCCATTCCGGCCCGTCCCTGCGCAAGGCGATCGCATCGTGGCTGGATGCACGCCCCCGTGCCGAACGCCCGCTCAAGAATACCGATGCCGTGTTCGTCTTTACCGGCATGGGGCCCCAGTGGTGGGGCATGGCGCGCGAACTGCTCAGCAGCGACGCGGCGAGCCAGCAGTTGGCGCAGACATTCGATGGCATTTTCAAATCCTTTTCGGGCTGGTCCCTGGTCGATGCCATGCTGCAACCCGAAGAGACTTCGCAGGTGGGTAAAACCCATATCGCGCAGCCAGCCAACTTCTTGTGCCAACTGTTGGTGACCGAATGGCTTGCCGCGCGTGGCATCCGCCCCGCAGCGGTGGTCGGCCACAGCGTGGGGGAAGTGGCATCTGCCTGGGCCAGCGGTGCGCTGAGCCTGGAGGATGCCATCCGCGTCAGCTACCTGCGCGCCAAGTTGCAAGCCACTACGGCAGGCCACGGCGGCATGCTGGCCGTTGGCTTGTCGGAAACGGACGCGCTTGCCTTGATTGAAAGCACACAAGGCAAGGTCGAAATTGCGGCCATCAATGGCCCCACGGGGGTGACCTTGGCAGGCGACGAGGCCTCTTTGGATGATCTTGCAGGGCGGCTTGAAGTCCGTAGCATTTTCAACCGCCGCCTAAAGGTGGAAGTGGCCTACCACAGCCGCTACATGGACCCCATTCTGGACGATCTGCGCGGCGAACTCTCGGACCTGACCTTGCATGCCGCCACTACACCCGTATGGTCTACGGTCACTGCACAACCAGGTTCGGGGGACTTGTTTGGTGCCGAGTACTGGTGCCGCAATGTGCGCGAGCCAGTGCGCTTTCGGGCCGCAATCGAAAACCTGCTGGACCATGGCTACCGCCTGTTTGTCGAGATCGGCCCACACTCGGTAATTGGCGGCAATATCCGTGAAATCATGGCGCGCCGCAGCGATGAGGGCCGCACCATTTCCACACTGGTACGCGGTGCATCAGATTTCACGCAACTGCACGCCGCACTGGGGCGTTTGTATGCGGCGGGTGCCGCTCCCGATTGGCTGCGCCTCAACGGCCCGGCCAACGCGCAGCTGGATTTGCCACGCCACCCCTGGTTGCGCGACACCCTGTGGGCCGAGGCCGACAGCTGTGCACGCGAACGCGCCTGCCCACCCGTGGGCCCGCTGTGCGGTGAAACACTGGACCACCCCACGCCTACGTGGGAGCGCGCACTGAACACCTTGTACCTGCCGTGGATTGCCGACCACCAGGTCGATGGCATGGTGCTGCTGCCAGGAGCCGCATTTGTAGACACCGCGTTTGCCGTTGCAGAACAGATGCTGGAGGGCGAAGGTGCACTGTGCGTCGAGTACGTGGAGGTGAGCCGCCCCCTGGTGCTGGAAGGAGACGCCACCGTGCTCTACCGCACCAGCTACAACCCGCACAGCCGCCTGGTCGAAATGGCCAGCCGTGAAGAGTCCAGTGGTCCATGGACGCGCCACGCGCAGGCCCGCATCAGCCGCGTCGCATTTGATGACAGCCTGTGCGCACCCGTGTTTGAGGGCGGAAAAGTCCTCGATGTGGCAGCCGCCTACCAGCGATTTGCCCAAATGGGTCTGGTATACGGCCCTGCCTGCCAGCGCATCACTGCCTTATCCATCTCTGGCGACACCGTCCGCGCAGAACTGTCGGCACTGGATGATGCGCCTGCAGATGTGACGCACCACCTGCACCCGACTGTGCTGGACGGCGCGTTCCAGTCGCTTCTAGCCGTCGTTTTGACCGGTGGCGACACACCGTGGGTGCCCACAGGCATCGACGAGATCACCCTGCGCGCGCCGGTCACCGGACCGGTGGTGTGCGTTGGCCGCGTCAAGACCCGCACCGAACGTGAGATCGTGGGGGAGCTGTGGCTGAGCGATCCCGCAGGCAAGCTGCTGGTGCATGTCGACGGCGTGCATTGTGTGCCCGCCAAGCGCGCCCATGACCCCTTGCAGGGCCTGCTCTACACCGAAAACTTTGAGTCGGTAATGCCGGTCGGCGAGCCCATGCGCCTCGGCGCATGGATGGTGCTGAGCGAAGATGGCTGCGCCGTTGGCAGCTTTGGCGAGGCGATCACCCGGTCACTGGTCCAGGCCAACGTGGCCCGGGTACTGGCTTTCGCGGTCGGCATGGCCCCAGGACCGATGGCCATTAGCCGTCTGGACACCGAGCGCGAACTGAAAGTGCTGTTCGCTGAGTATCCAGTCCATACCTTGGCCGGTGTGTTGTATCTGGCGGCGGGAGTGGACTCCGTACCGGCGCAGGCACATGCCCGCGTGGCCCGCATCCATGGCCTGGTGAAGGCACTGGATGGGCATGAAGCGGTGCCACGGGTCTACCTGGCCACTTGCAACGCACAGTCCGTCCAGGCCAACGACAGCGTGGTCGGTTACGCACAAGCCGCTATCCATGGGTATGGCCGCGTGGCGCACAACGAACTGACATCGCTGGCAATTACCTTGCTGGACCACGATGCCCACCCCGCTTCGGCGACTGCGCTGGTGGGTGAGTTGCTGGCCGATGATGTCGAAGACGATGTAGCTGTGCGTGCGGGCACGCGTTGGGCGCGCCGTGTACGGCCATTGCCTGCGCAGGACATGCGGCAAGCCGCATGGGCCGACCAGGTGGCAGAGCCGCTGGCGGTGGTGCTGGAGAAAGGCGCTGGTAGTGAGCCCCACTGGCGTGCCATGGACGTGCCCACGTCTGGCATCGGATCTGGCGGAATACAAACGGCACTGGCCTTGCATAGCTTGGTACAAGAAACGTCCGAAGACGCAGATGGCAAAGCCTTGTGCGGATTCACCGCCCAGGTCACGCAGGAAAACAGCCGATGGGATGTGGGCCAGTGGCTTGTGGGTGCCGCAATGATCCGCCCTGCCAGCCATACCAGTCTTGCGGATGCGTCGCTTTTTGCGATGCCTGTCGATGCACCCTATGCCGGGATGGAGCGCGTGCTGACGCTATGGGCGGGCATCCACGATGCATTGCGACGGATCGCTCCACTGGCGGAGACGCGCTCGCTTCTGCTGTTTGGTGCGAATTCCGACCATGGCCGGATCGTACGCACGCTGGCACCCATGCTGGGCATCGAACGCGTCATGGATGCAGACCACTATGCCCCGCAATCACGCGGCATGGCCGCACGCCTGGATACGCCCAAGGCATCCATTTCCTTGGTGGTGTTTGCGGATATTGCGCACTTGAGCCCCCAAAGATTGCCACTGAAACCTGGGGCCCAGGTGGTGTGCATGGGTGCAGCTCTCGGCATGGAGGTTGCACCATGGCTGGAATCTGCATCGACCACCGGCGTACACCGTGTCGATGCCTTGGCGACGGCCCAGCACGCACCAAAGCGCTTGGCGACCAGTGTGCTCGCCTTGGGAAAGGCCATCCACAATGGAAGCCTGAAGCTGCCCAACAACCCATCGCTCAGTGCCAAGGACTGGATTGCCCAAGGCACCCCGCTGGGACAAACGGTATCGCTGCAAAACTTGCCGCCTGCAGTTGCAGCCACCGCAGGCCATTTCGATCCGGCAGGTGCTTGGCTCATCACCGGGGGATTTGGTGGCTTTGGATTGGCTTGCGCAGAATGGCTGGCCACACAAGGTGCCCACACGTTGATTCTGGTGGGGCGCTCTGGAGCCAATGCCGAAACAGCCGAACGCTTGGCCGTACTGGAACGCAATGGTGTGGTCGTGCGCCGTGTACAGGCCGACATCGGTGACGCTGCCGCGGTGCAAGCCTTGTGCGCCTCGCTGGCCACAGAAAATCTGCCCCTGGCCGGTGTCTTGCATGCCGCCGGTACGCTGGCCGATATGACGATACAGGAGATGGATGGCGCCGATTTGCAGCGCGTGATGGTGCCCAAAATAGACGGTGCATGGCACCTTTCGGATGCATTCGACCGCAATGCCTTGCGGCCGCGGCATTTCATCATGTTCTCGTCGATTGCGGCGACCGTGGGCAATGCCCGCCAGGCCAATTACGCAGCAGCCAACGTTGCGATCGATGCCCTGGCAGCGGCGCGACGGGCGCGTGGTTTGCCTGCCGACTGCGTGGCCTGGGGTGCGCTCAGCTTTGGCATGGGCGTTTCCAACGAAACATTGACACGGCACTTTGAAGGAATGGGCATGCAACCACTCTCTTCCGATGTGGCCTTGTTGGGTCTGGAGCGCGTCCTCGCAGAGCGTCCCGGATCGGTCGTCCTGGCCGCAGTCGACTGGGAGCAGTGGGGCCGCTTCGAGCCCACAGGAGGTCGTTCACCGCGTTTTGCCCATCTCACAGGCAAGGATGCCGCTGGTGGCGAGTCCGCACTGAAGGCAGAGTTGGCGGCGATGAGCCTTCCAGAGCGCGAAGAAATGGCCATGCTCATGCTGACCGAGGCCTTGTCCGGCCCATTGAAGATGTCTGCCGAACGGATTGATCCTGAACGCTCCCTGTCGGATCTGGGCGTGGATTCGTTGATGGCCGTGGAAGTGCAAATTGCCATCAGCTCCGTGTTCTCCGTGGAGTTCTCGACGCTGGAATTGATGCGTGGCAATACCGTCAGCCTGCTGGCCACCAGGGTATTGGAGCGCATGCAGATCCCGGATACGACCGTCTGATCCTGCGGGATCCCGCCGCCACGGAGCCATCTTCCCTTGAGGAGGTGGCTCCGGTGTGTCCGCTTCTGTGCGGTCTTCGGGCCACATCGGCCATTTTTTAACCATAACGCCTCCTCACCATGAACTCACCACAACGCGATGTCGCGCGCGCCCGCGCCAAAGAAATGATGCAGCGGCATGCTGGCACCCCTGCCAAAGCCCCCATGGCATCTACCACCGCTGAGCACCGCCCACCCGCAGGCCCCGCCAGCTTCGAAAACTTCCCCGGCTACCAGGAACATTGCCGCCAGCGCGATGCCTTCGAAAAGTTCGGCATGCGCAATCCGTACTTCTCTTTGCACGACGGCGTGCAGGCCGCAACGGTGGCGGTCAATGGCCGCGAGTACCTGAGTTTCTCGGGCTACAACTACCTGGACCTGGCCAGCCACCCGGCGCTGATCCATGCCTCCATTGAGGCCATCCGCCGCTACGGCAGCACGGTATCTGCCAGCCGCGTAGTGTCCGGGGAGATCGCGTTGCACCAGCAGCTGGAGCGCGACATGGCAGATTTTTTAGGCATGGAAGATGCCGTCAGCTTCGTCAGCGGGTACGGCACCAACGTGAGCACGCTGGGCCATCTGTTTGGGCCCGGCGATCTGATCGTGCATGACGCACTGATCCACAACTCGCTGATGACCGGCGCACGGCTGTCTGGTGCACGCCGCATCCCCTATCCGCACAACGACTACGCCGCACTAGACCGTATCCTCGCCGAAGCCAGCAAGCAGCACCGCCACACCGTCATCGTGACGGAAGGTGTTTTCAGCATGGATGGCGACATTGTCGATTTGCCCAAGCTGGTCGAAATCAAGAACCGCCACAACGTGTTCCTGATGGTCGATGAAGCCCATTCGTTTGGCGTCTTGGGCGCACGTGGCGTGGGGGTGGCGGAGCATTTCGACCTCCCCACCTCGGTGATCGACATCTGGATGGGTACGCTGTCCAAGTCCATGGCCTCGTGCGGCGGCATCATTGCCGGATCACACGCGCTGATTGCCAACCTGCGTCTCAACGCACCCGGCGGCATCCTCTACAGCGTCGGCTTGTCGCCCGCCAATACGGCAGCAGCGATTGCGGCCTTGCAAGTCATGCAGGCCGAACCAGAACGGATTGACAAGCTACGGCACAACAGCCGGTTCTTCCTGGAGAAAGTACGCGCGCTGGGCCTGGACACCGGGCCGGCGCAAGGGACTCCAGTGACGCCGGTCATTCTGGGCAACAGCCTGAAGTGCCTGCGTGTAGCCGAACACCTGTTCGACAACGGCGTACAAGTGCACCCGATCTTGTATCCAGCCGTGCCGGAAGAGGCATCGCGCCTGCGCTTCTTCATTACCTCCGGCCATAGTGAAGAACAGCTAGAACACGCCGCACATGCGACCGCTGCCGCCGTCGCAGCCGTGGCTTCCGGAGTGTGAGGCAGCCCATGCTAGAACGTTTCACGGCCTTTTTGGTCAAACGGCGCAACTGGTTGGCGGCAACCACTCTTTTGCTGCTGGGTCTGTGCAGCCTGGGCCTGCCAAAGCTGCATTTTGAGAACGACTACCGCATGTTTTTTTCACCGGACAACCCGGAGTTAAAAGCCTTTGACGACCTGCAGAACAAATTTGCCAAGACCGACAATGTACTGATCGTGCTGAAGCCACGGCAAGGCGATCTGTTTACCGCCGAACGCCTTTCGGTTTTGGAAAAATTGACACGCGATGCATGGCGGTTGCCCAGCGCACGCCGGGTCGATTCACCGGCCAACTTTCAGCACTCGGCAGCAGTGGGTGATGAGCTCAACGTAGCAGCTGTTCTGGAGCATTCCGAAAACCTGGACGCTGCGGGCATCGCGGCGCGGCGCGCAGTGTTACTGGGTGAACCGATGCTGGTCGGTCGCCTGATGTCGGCCGACGGCACCACGGCCGGTGTGGCAGTAAGTCTGGCGATGGACGCAGCCCGCAAAGATGAGCAGGTGCTGGAAGTGTCCGCTGCTGCCAGACAACTGGCTGCGGATGTGATGCTTGCGCATCCCGATATGGAAGTCCGCCTGACCGGCTCCGCCATGCTCGACACGGCCTTCCACGATGCCGCGCAAGCCGATGGCCAGGTGCTGATACCCGCCATGTTCACCGTCTCGCTGCTGCTGTGCTGGTGGTTGATGCGTTCCCTGGCCTTGTCGTTGCTTGTGGGCACCGTGATTGCCTGCTCCATCATGGCGGCACTGGGTATTGCCGGGCTTCTGGGGGTTCCTCTGTCGCCCACGGCGGTGGCAGCCCCCAACATCATCATGACCATGGCCGTGGCCGATTCCATCCACTTTCTGGTGGCATGGCAAAACCAGGTTGCCAAAGGCGAAACGCGTGAACAAGCGATGCGCAACGTGTTGCAGAGCCATCTGACGTTGGTGGCGTTCACCACGGCGGCAACGGTCGTCAGTTTTCTGACCATGAATACCAGCGATGCCCCACCGTTTCGAGATCTTGGCAACATTACGGCCATCGGGGTGGTTGCCGCCCTGTGGATTTCTTTGACCTTGCTGCCCGCCATCGCAATCGCGGTGCCGGTGCGCTTCGTTGGCCGTCCGCGGGATCTGGTGCCGCGCGGTCTGGATGCCCTGCTGAAATGGATTATGCGCAAGCCGCGCACGATTGCGATCGTGGGTCTTGGCGGTGCCCTGCTGTTCGCTCAACTCCTATGGTTGAACAAACTCGACGACGAATACGTCAAGTATTTTGATACCTCGCTGACCTTTCGCCAGGACACCGATTGGGTAGAGAAAAATCTGACCGGCATCTATGAGCTGGAGTACATGCTGCCCTCCGGCAAGCCCGACGGGGTCTACGACCCGACCTACCTGAACCAGGTGGATGCCTTTGCTGTGTGGTTGCGGGCCCAGCCGGAAGTCAGCCATGTCAGTTCGCTGGCCGATGTTCTGCGCAAACTGAATAAGAACTTCAATGGCGACGATCCGGCCCACTTCCGCATACCGGAAACACGCGCCTTGGCAACCCAATACTTCCTGGCCTATGAACTCGCACTGCCCCAGGGAATGGATGTCAGCGACCAAGTGGATATCTCGCGCAGCGCGCTGCGCATGACTGCCAGCCTGCGCAATATCTCCAGCGAGCAGATACGGGCCGTGGAAGCGCGTGCACGTACTTGGCTAGACACCAACGCGCACGAGACCATGCATGTTGCAGCGACAGGTCCCAGCCTGATGTTTGCCAATATTGGAGAACGCAACATCTCCTCCATGATCTCGGGCGAGGTGGCCGGCATGGTGGTGGTGGGGCTGCTGCTGGGGCTGGGTTTGCGCTCCTTGCGTCTGGGCATTCTGTCGCTGGTACCGACCATCTTGCCCGCAGCAGTCGCCTTTGGCGTGTGGGGCGTATTTGTGGGACAGGTAGGCCTGGCTTCGTCGGTGGTGGCCGCCATGACACTGGGCATTTTGTCCGACGACACAGTGCACTTCCTGGGCCATTACCGCGGGTCGCTACGCAAGCAAGGCGACCGCACCGTCGCCGTCGAGCACGCCTTCCACGAAGCCGGTCAGGCCTTGTGGATCACGACGCTGGTGCTGGTGTCCGGTTTCGGCATCCTGGCGCTTTCACACTTTCGCATCAATGCCCATCTTGGGATATTGACCGTGGTCATTCTTATCCTGGGCCTACTGGCCGATTTTGTGCTGTTGCCCGCATTGTTATTGTTTGGAGTCAAGAAAAAATGAAGTTTCCCAAAACCGCCCTCTCCCTGGT from Comamonadaceae bacterium OS-1 carries:
- the bioF_1 gene encoding 8-amino-7-oxononanoate synthase — translated: MNSPQRDVARARAKEMMQRHAGTPAKAPMASTTAEHRPPAGPASFENFPGYQEHCRQRDAFEKFGMRNPYFSLHDGVQAATVAVNGREYLSFSGYNYLDLASHPALIHASIEAIRRYGSTVSASRVVSGEIALHQQLERDMADFLGMEDAVSFVSGYGTNVSTLGHLFGPGDLIVHDALIHNSLMTGARLSGARRIPYPHNDYAALDRILAEASKQHRHTVIVTEGVFSMDGDIVDLPKLVEIKNRHNVFLMVDEAHSFGVLGARGVGVAEHFDLPTSVIDIWMGTLSKSMASCGGIIAGSHALIANLRLNAPGGILYSVGLSPANTAAAIAALQVMQAEPERIDKLRHNSRFFLEKVRALGLDTGPAQGTPVTPVILGNSLKCLRVAEHLFDNGVQVHPILYPAVPEEASRLRFFITSGHSEEQLEHAAHATAAAVAAVASGV